From the Balearica regulorum gibbericeps isolate bBalReg1 chromosome 4, bBalReg1.pri, whole genome shotgun sequence genome, one window contains:
- the LOC142601648 gene encoding uncharacterized protein LOC142601648 isoform X3 has product MEALANFFFSRPEKVTCGTTQITDLNKMSLMIKSGVFRTVFLKKCSGVVANETRTDRQSAEREISDGLILCAKERDSFGYATEQGTFPNYMQAKSREEEDDSRKHSPAEKQYLGVLRKLPNSFSTEPNQQRSHTWLSRLG; this is encoded by the exons GTCACTTGTGGAACCACGCAGATAACAGATCTCAACAAAATGTCACTAATGATAAAGTCCGGGGTTTTCAGAACTGTGTTTCTGAAG AAGTGCTCAGGGGTTGTGGCCAACGAGACAAGAACAGACAGGCAGTCTGCAGAACGGGAGATTTCTGACG GCCTGATTCTGTGTGCAAAGGAAAGGGATTCATTTGGATATGCTACAGAACAGGGAACCTTTCCAAACTATATG CAAgcaaagagcagagaggaagaagatgatAGTAGGAAGCACTCACCAGCTGAGAAACAGTACCTTGGTGTGCTGCGGAAGCTACCCAACTCATTTAGCACTGAACCAAACCAGCAGCGATCCCACACCTGGCTGTCACGGCTTGGCTAA
- the LOC142601648 gene encoding uncharacterized protein LOC142601648 isoform X4, protein MHTKKVTCGTTQITDLNKMSLMIKSGVFRTVFLKKCSGVVANETRTDRQSAEREISDGLILCAKERDSFGYATEQGTFPNYMQAKSREEEDDSRKHSPAEKQYLGVLRKLPNSFSTEPNQQRSHTWLSRLG, encoded by the exons ATGCACACTAAAAAG GTCACTTGTGGAACCACGCAGATAACAGATCTCAACAAAATGTCACTAATGATAAAGTCCGGGGTTTTCAGAACTGTGTTTCTGAAG AAGTGCTCAGGGGTTGTGGCCAACGAGACAAGAACAGACAGGCAGTCTGCAGAACGGGAGATTTCTGACG GCCTGATTCTGTGTGCAAAGGAAAGGGATTCATTTGGATATGCTACAGAACAGGGAACCTTTCCAAACTATATG CAAgcaaagagcagagaggaagaagatgatAGTAGGAAGCACTCACCAGCTGAGAAACAGTACCTTGGTGTGCTGCGGAAGCTACCCAACTCATTTAGCACTGAACCAAACCAGCAGCGATCCCACACCTGGCTGTCACGGCTTGGCTAA